In Oncorhynchus masou masou isolate Uvic2021 unplaced genomic scaffold, UVic_Omas_1.1 unplaced_scaffold_2043, whole genome shotgun sequence, the following are encoded in one genomic region:
- the LOC135532810 gene encoding N-alpha-acetyltransferase 60-like — protein MTDVVSPTALSEVQLRLLCHDDIGSVKLLCGDWFPIEYPDSWYNDITSNKKFFSLAAIFKGGIVGMIVAEIKGRTKVHREDGDLLASRPRGHQVAYILSLGVVKEFRKHGIGSLLLDSLKEHISTTAQDHCKAIYLHVLTTNTTAIHFYHNR, from the exons ATGACCGACGTGGTGTCCCCCACTGCGCTCAGCGAAGTCCAGCTCCGCCTCCTCTGCCACGATGACATAGGCAGCGTCAAGCTGCTGTGCGGTGATTGGTTCCCCATCGA GTACCCAGACTCGTGgtataatgacatcacatccaACAAGAAGTTCTTCTCCCTCGCCGCCATCTTCAAGGGAGGCATCGTGGGAATGATCGTAGCTGAGATCAAGGGCCGGACcaaagtacacagagag GATGGAGACCTCCTAGCCTCTAGGCCCCGTGGACACCAGGTGGCTTACATCCTGAGTCTGGGGGTGGTGAAGGAGTTCAGGAAACATGGAATAG GCTCCTTGCTGCTGGACAGTCTGAAGGAACACATCTCCACCACGGCCCAGGACCACTGCAAGGCCATCTACCTCCACGTGCTGACAACCAACACCAcggctatacacttctaccacaacaggtag